The Acanthochromis polyacanthus isolate Apoly-LR-REF ecotype Palm Island chromosome 17, KAUST_Apoly_ChrSc, whole genome shotgun sequence genome has a window encoding:
- the LOC110967364 gene encoding insulin-like, which produces MAALWLHTAALLVLLVTSCPGSQAISTQHLCGAHLVDALYLVCWENGFSYNPGSNNGRTLRFLPPKAGRAASAGDENEAPEFAFNDAMEMLVKPNIVEQCCARPCSIYDLSAYCN; this is translated from the exons ATGGCAGCGCTGTGGCTACACACTGCCGCCCTGTTGGTCTTACTGGTCACATCGTGCCCAGGCTCCCAGGCCATTTCCACACAGCACCTGTGTGGCGCTCACTTGGTCGATGCCCTTTACTTGGTCTGTTGGGAAAATGGTTTTTCCTACAACCCTGGGAGCAACAACGGCCGGACGCTGC GATTCCTTCCACCAAAAGCAGGCAGAGCAGCATCAGCGGGGGACGAGAACGAAGCCCCGGAGTTTGCCTTTAACGACGCGATGGAGATGTTGGTGAAGCCGAACATTGTGGAGCAGTGCTGTGCCCGGCCCTGCAGCATCTATGACCTGTCCGCCTACTGCAACTGA